The Methyloferula stellata AR4 genome includes a window with the following:
- a CDS encoding YqaA family protein, with amino-acid sequence MFKSLYQWTLSLAESRHAPWALGAVAFAESSFFPIPPDPLLAMMTIAKPKQAWVYASICTLASVAGGILGYAIGALLFETVGKWLINLYGYGARVEELRAVYAHWGWAFILFKGLTPIPYKIVTITSGLLAYSLPLFIFLSLVTRGTRFFIAAVVLNRFGDNIRGLLEKYFALLMIGFIVIVIAGFFLAAHFI; translated from the coding sequence ATGTTCAAATCGCTGTATCAATGGACCTTGTCGCTCGCTGAAAGCCGGCATGCGCCTTGGGCGCTGGGCGCGGTGGCTTTCGCCGAAAGCTCGTTTTTCCCGATTCCGCCCGATCCTTTGCTTGCGATGATGACGATCGCGAAGCCGAAGCAGGCGTGGGTCTATGCTTCGATCTGTACGCTCGCCTCGGTAGCGGGCGGTATTTTAGGCTATGCGATCGGTGCGCTGCTCTTCGAGACGGTCGGGAAATGGCTGATCAATCTCTATGGCTATGGCGCAAGGGTCGAGGAGCTGCGCGCGGTTTACGCGCATTGGGGCTGGGCCTTCATCCTGTTTAAGGGCCTGACGCCGATTCCCTATAAAATCGTGACAATCACGAGCGGACTTCTGGCCTATAGCCTGCCGCTTTTCATCTTCTTGTCGCTTGTCACGCGCGGCACGCGGTTTTTCATCGCCGCGGTGGTGCTCAACCGTTTCGGCGATAACATCAGAGGCCTGCTCGAGAAATATTTCGCGCTTTTGATGATCGGCTTTATCGTCATCGTCATCGCAGGCTTTTTCCTTGCGGCGCATTTCATCTGA
- the cbbX gene encoding CbbX protein, giving the protein MTQVDDSPPEVIETTGIDLRRELDDTKVGEVLDQLDRELVGLVPVKTRIRQIAALLLVDRVRKRLGLSSETPTLHMSFTGNPGTGKTTVATRMAEILHKLGYIRKGHLVSVTRDDLVGQYIGHTAPKTKEILKKAMGGVLFIDEAYYLYRQENERDYGQEAIEILLQVMENQREDLVVILAGYADRMEQFFRSNPGFRSRIAHHIDFPDYSDEELMSIATTMLAAQNYKFSPAGAVAFRDYIALRRQLPHFSNARSIRNALDRARLRHANRHFETGGPVSLDDLMTIDAPDILASRVFKAVQINAS; this is encoded by the coding sequence ATGACCCAGGTTGATGATTCTCCACCGGAGGTGATCGAGACGACCGGCATCGACCTGCGCCGTGAACTCGATGACACCAAAGTCGGCGAAGTCCTCGATCAGCTTGATCGCGAGCTCGTCGGCCTCGTCCCTGTCAAGACGCGCATCCGCCAGATCGCCGCGCTGCTGCTCGTCGATCGCGTGCGCAAGCGTCTCGGCCTCTCGTCGGAAACGCCGACGCTGCATATGAGCTTCACCGGCAATCCGGGCACCGGCAAGACGACGGTCGCGACGCGCATGGCCGAGATTCTCCATAAGCTCGGCTACATTCGCAAAGGCCATCTCGTCTCGGTGACCAGAGACGATCTCGTCGGCCAATATATCGGCCATACAGCGCCGAAGACGAAAGAGATCTTGAAGAAGGCCATGGGCGGCGTCTTGTTCATCGACGAGGCCTATTATCTCTACCGCCAGGAAAACGAGCGCGACTATGGGCAGGAAGCGATCGAGATCCTGCTGCAGGTGATGGAAAATCAGCGCGAGGATCTCGTCGTCATTCTCGCCGGCTATGCTGACCGCATGGAGCAGTTTTTCCGCTCCAATCCGGGCTTCCGCTCGCGCATCGCGCATCACATCGATTTCCCCGATTATTCGGATGAGGAATTGATGTCGATCGCGACGACCATGCTCGCGGCGCAAAATTACAAGTTCAGTCCGGCGGGCGCGGTAGCCTTTCGCGACTATATTGCGCTTCGCCGGCAATTGCCGCATTTTTCCAATGCGCGGTCGATCCGCAATGCGCTCGACCGCGCAAGGCTCCGGCACGCCAACCGGCATTTCGAAACGGGCGGCCCGGTATCGCTCGACGATCTGATGACAATCGATGCGCCAGATATTTTGGCGAGCCGGGTGTTCAAGGCCGTGCAAATCAACGCGTCCTAG
- a CDS encoding form I ribulose bisphosphate carboxylase large subunit has product MGSVKDVSGDAGKRSRYSAGVMEYRSMGYWEPDYEPKDTDLIAVFRVTPQDGVDPIEASAAVAGESSTATWTVVWTDRLTACEKYRAKCFRVDPVPNAPGSYFAFIAYDLDLFEPGSIANLSASIIGNVFGFKPLKALRLEDMRLPVAYVKTFQGPATGIVVERERLDKFGRPLLGATVKPKLGLSGRNYGRVVYEALKGGLDFTKDDENINSQPFMHWRERFLYCMEAVNKAQAATGEIKGTYLNITAATMEDMYERAEFAKELGSCIVMIDLVIGYTAIQSMAKWARRNDMILHLHRAGHSTYTRQKTHGVSFRVIAKWMRLAGVDHIHAGTVVGKLEGDPNTTRGYYDICREDYNPTCLEHGVFFDQHWASLNKLMPVASGGIHAGQMHQLLDLLGEDCVMQFGGGTIGHPMGIAAGATANRVALEAMIFARNAGRDTMAEGPQILEDAAKHCLPLKQALDTWKDVSFNYASTDTPDYVPTATAAE; this is encoded by the coding sequence ATGGGTAGTGTCAAGGACGTGAGTGGCGACGCCGGAAAGCGGAGCCGCTATTCCGCTGGCGTCATGGAATACCGCTCGATGGGCTATTGGGAGCCCGATTACGAGCCGAAAGACACGGACCTCATCGCTGTCTTCCGCGTCACTCCTCAGGACGGCGTCGATCCGATCGAAGCCTCAGCCGCCGTCGCGGGCGAATCTTCGACCGCGACCTGGACGGTCGTCTGGACCGATCGCCTGACGGCGTGCGAAAAATATCGCGCGAAATGTTTTCGTGTCGATCCGGTGCCGAATGCGCCCGGCTCCTATTTCGCTTTCATAGCCTATGATCTCGACCTCTTCGAGCCGGGCTCGATCGCCAATCTTTCGGCCTCCATCATCGGCAATGTCTTCGGCTTCAAGCCCCTGAAGGCGCTGCGGCTCGAAGACATGCGCCTGCCGGTTGCCTATGTGAAAACATTCCAGGGTCCGGCGACCGGCATTGTCGTCGAGCGCGAGCGGCTCGATAAATTCGGCCGGCCTCTGCTTGGCGCGACGGTGAAACCGAAGCTCGGTCTTTCAGGCCGCAACTATGGCCGCGTCGTCTATGAGGCGCTGAAGGGCGGCCTCGACTTCACCAAGGATGACGAGAACATCAACTCGCAGCCCTTCATGCATTGGCGCGAGCGCTTCCTCTATTGCATGGAGGCGGTGAACAAGGCGCAGGCGGCGACGGGCGAGATCAAGGGCACCTATCTCAACATCACCGCGGCGACCATGGAAGACATGTATGAGCGCGCCGAATTCGCCAAAGAGCTCGGCTCCTGCATCGTCATGATCGATCTCGTGATCGGCTATACGGCAATCCAGTCCATGGCCAAATGGGCGCGCCGCAACGACATGATTCTGCATCTGCATCGTGCCGGCCATTCGACCTATACGCGGCAGAAGACGCATGGCGTGTCGTTCCGCGTCATCGCCAAATGGATGCGCCTCGCAGGCGTCGATCACATTCATGCGGGTACGGTCGTCGGCAAGCTCGAAGGCGATCCCAATACGACGCGCGGCTACTATGATATCTGCCGCGAGGACTATAACCCGACCTGCCTCGAACATGGCGTGTTCTTCGATCAGCATTGGGCGTCGCTGAACAAGCTGATGCCGGTGGCGTCCGGCGGCATTCACGCCGGCCAGATGCATCAGCTTCTCGATCTTCTGGGTGAGGACTGCGTGATGCAATTCGGCGGCGGTACCATCGGTCATCCGATGGGGATCGCGGCGGGTGCGACTGCCAATCGCGTGGCGCTTGAGGCCATGATCTTCGCGCGCAACGCCGGCCGCGACACCATGGCCGAAGGGCCGCAGATCCTCGAAGACGCCGCCAAACATTGCCTGCCTTTGAAACAGGCGCTCGATACGTGGAAAGACGTGTCCTTTAACTATGCCTCGACCGATACGCCGGACTATGTGCCGACGGCGACCGCAGCGGAATAG
- the fba gene encoding class II fructose-bisphosphate aldolase (catalyzes the reversible aldol condensation of dihydroxyacetonephosphate and glyceraldehyde 3-phosphate in the Calvin cycle, glycolysis, and/or gluconeogenesis), producing MARITLRQLLDHAAEHDYGVPSFNINNMEQGLAIVEAAASVDAPVIIQASRGARAYANDIMLSKMMEALVEMYPDIPICVHQDHGNSEATCLTAIQHGFTSVMMDGSLEADAKTPATYQYNVDITRRVSEFAHMVGASVEGELGVLGSLEHGSGEQEDGHGAEGKLSLDQLLTDPDQAVDFVTKTKVDALAIAMGTSHGAYKFTRKPDGDILSMKVVEAIHSKLPNTHLVMHGSSSVPQELQDAFNAAGGDMRQTFGVPVEEIVRGIKYGVRKVNIDTDCRLAMTGEFRRIAKENRSEFDPRKFLKPAMDAMRALCKQRFEQFGTAGNASKIKVLPMSAMAKRYASGALDPVVETGRTEARSAAE from the coding sequence ATGGCACGCATCACTTTGCGTCAGCTTCTCGACCACGCGGCCGAGCATGATTACGGCGTTCCCTCGTTCAACATCAACAATATGGAGCAGGGCTTGGCGATCGTCGAAGCCGCTGCTTCCGTCGATGCGCCGGTCATCATCCAGGCAAGCCGCGGCGCGCGCGCCTATGCCAACGACATCATGCTGTCGAAAATGATGGAAGCCCTGGTCGAGATGTATCCGGACATCCCGATCTGCGTGCATCAGGATCACGGCAATAGCGAAGCGACCTGCCTCACGGCGATTCAACATGGTTTCACCTCGGTGATGATGGACGGTTCGCTTGAAGCCGACGCCAAGACGCCCGCGACCTATCAATACAATGTCGACATCACCCGGCGCGTCTCCGAATTCGCGCATATGGTCGGCGCCTCTGTCGAAGGCGAGCTCGGCGTTCTGGGTTCGCTCGAACATGGCTCGGGCGAGCAGGAAGACGGCCATGGCGCCGAAGGCAAGCTTTCGCTCGATCAATTGCTGACCGATCCCGATCAGGCCGTCGATTTCGTCACGAAGACCAAAGTCGATGCGCTGGCGATCGCGATGGGCACGTCGCATGGCGCCTATAAATTCACCCGCAAGCCGGATGGCGACATTCTCTCGATGAAGGTCGTCGAGGCGATCCATTCCAAGCTGCCGAATACGCATCTCGTCATGCACGGCTCCTCGTCCGTGCCGCAAGAGCTGCAGGACGCGTTCAACGCGGCGGGCGGCGATATGCGCCAGACCTTCGGCGTGCCGGTGGAAGAGATCGTACGCGGCATCAAGTACGGCGTGCGCAAGGTCAATATCGATACGGATTGCCGCCTCGCGATGACCGGCGAATTCCGCCGCATCGCCAAGGAAAACCGCAGCGAGTTCGATCCGCGCAAATTCCTGAAACCCGCGATGGACGCCATGCGGGCGCTTTGCAAGCAGCGCTTCGAGCAGTTCGGCACGGCGGGCAATGCCTCGAAGATCAAGGTCCTGCCGATGTCGGCCATGGCCAAGCGTTATGCGAGTGGCGCGCTCGATCCCGTCGTCGAGACGGGCCGTACCGAGGCGCGCAGCGCCGCGGAATAA
- a CDS encoding class 1 fructose-bisphosphatase, with translation MTSSTQAVELQSFLSQITDRDKGLTAACAAIAEIGAAAAEMAELIALGRLYGSIGAATDHKNTDGDVQKQLDLIADEKFIAALRRAPVAVVVSEELNEPLVLNEGAPIVVAIDPLDGSSNIDANVSIGTIFSILPVLPGAGEPTAHFLQPGRVQLAAGFAVYGPQTSLVLAIAGKTQIFTFDRRVGAFIRTSADVQIKEDATEYAINASNYRHWDPSVKIFIDDCVKGADGPFGRNYNMRWIASLVAEAYRILLRGGLFLYPGDHREGYADGRLRLCYEANPMALVAENAGGAATDGHRRILDILPASIHVRSPLIFGSVWLVDLVSRFYADPHFSPERAPLFAQRGLMRG, from the coding sequence ATGACGTCCTCAACTCAAGCCGTTGAATTACAGTCCTTTCTTAGCCAAATCACCGACCGGGACAAGGGCCTTACGGCTGCTTGCGCCGCGATTGCCGAAATTGGCGCCGCGGCGGCCGAAATGGCGGAGCTGATCGCGCTCGGCCGGCTCTATGGAAGCATAGGCGCGGCAACGGATCACAAGAACACGGACGGCGACGTCCAAAAGCAATTGGACCTCATCGCCGACGAGAAATTCATCGCGGCCTTGCGCCGCGCGCCTGTCGCCGTCGTGGTGTCGGAGGAATTGAACGAGCCCTTGGTTCTGAATGAGGGGGCGCCCATCGTGGTGGCGATCGATCCGCTCGACGGTTCGTCCAACATCGATGCGAATGTCTCGATCGGGACGATTTTTTCGATCCTGCCGGTGCTGCCCGGCGCCGGCGAACCGACAGCGCATTTCCTTCAGCCGGGCCGCGTGCAGCTTGCGGCGGGCTTCGCGGTCTACGGTCCGCAAACCTCGCTCGTTCTGGCGATTGCCGGAAAAACCCAGATCTTCACTTTCGACCGTCGCGTCGGCGCATTCATCCGCACTTCGGCCGATGTGCAGATCAAGGAGGACGCGACCGAATATGCGATCAATGCCTCGAATTACCGGCATTGGGACCCGTCGGTGAAGATTTTCATCGACGATTGCGTGAAGGGCGCCGATGGTCCTTTCGGTCGCAATTACAATATGCGCTGGATCGCGTCGCTGGTGGCCGAAGCCTATCGCATCCTCTTGCGCGGCGGCCTGTTCCTTTATCCGGGCGATCATCGCGAAGGCTATGCCGACGGCCGCTTGCGCCTTTGCTATGAGGCCAATCCGATGGCACTCGTCGCCGAGAACGCGGGTGGCGCTGCAACCGACGGGCATCGCCGGATTCTCGATATTCTGCCGGCCAGCATCCATGTTCGCTCGCCACTGATCTTCGGCTCGGTTTGGCTCGTCGATCTCGTTTCGCGGTTCTATGCCGATCCGCACTTTTCTCCCGAACGCGCGCCACTCTTTGCGCAGCGCGGCCTGATGCGCGGTTGA
- a CDS encoding HAD-IA family hydrolase, whose translation MQPEALIFDVDGTLAETEEWHRRAFNETFQAFALDWNWNADLYRILLKVAGGKERIRHYVEAYAPPGGATALAKLSALHADKTERYAKSVVKGEVSARPGVKRLVRQAHEKGLRLGVATTTTLCNVEALLKAFFGSDARHLFSVVAAGDVVPRKKPAPDIYRHACERLGLPPSVCVAVEDSENGVLSARGAGLAVIATPSFYASHDDFSAATTVLSDLGEPDAPYRFISGARIGRGYVDVASLHDLPRPIAVGKE comes from the coding sequence ATGCAGCCTGAGGCGCTCATCTTCGACGTCGACGGCACTTTGGCCGAGACGGAGGAATGGCATCGCCGCGCCTTCAACGAGACCTTTCAAGCCTTCGCGCTCGACTGGAACTGGAACGCGGATCTCTACCGGATATTGCTGAAAGTGGCTGGCGGCAAGGAGCGCATCCGTCACTATGTCGAAGCCTATGCGCCGCCGGGCGGCGCGACCGCGCTCGCAAAACTTTCAGCGCTCCATGCCGATAAGACGGAGCGTTACGCAAAATCCGTCGTGAAGGGCGAAGTCTCGGCGAGGCCCGGCGTCAAAAGGCTCGTGCGGCAGGCGCATGAAAAAGGTTTGCGCCTGGGTGTCGCGACGACAACGACACTTTGCAATGTCGAAGCTCTGCTCAAAGCTTTCTTCGGCAGCGACGCGCGGCACTTGTTTTCGGTCGTCGCAGCCGGCGATGTCGTGCCGCGCAAAAAGCCCGCGCCCGATATTTATCGTCATGCCTGCGAGCGTCTCGGGCTTCCGCCTTCGGTTTGCGTTGCCGTCGAGGATTCCGAAAACGGCGTATTGTCGGCCCGCGGCGCGGGGCTCGCCGTTATCGCGACGCCGAGCTTTTATGCGAGCCATGACGATTTCAGCGCGGCGACGACCGTTTTGAGCGATCTCGGCGAGCCCGATGCGCCCTATCGATTCATATCCGGCGCGCGGATCGGGCGAGGCTACGTCGATGTCGCGAGCTTGCACGATCTGCCGAGGCCCATTGCTGTCGGCAAGGAATAG
- a CDS encoding ribulose bisphosphate carboxylase small subunit, with product MRVTQGCFSFLPDLTDDQIRTQVQYCIDKGWAVNIEYTDDAHPRNTFWDMFGFPMFDIKDAAAVMLELNACRKAHGDRHYIRISGFDSSHGWESVRLSFLVNRPKDEPGFRLIRTEGPGRNIQYTTEPYAADRPEGERYSG from the coding sequence ATGCGTGTAACTCAAGGCTGCTTCTCGTTCCTGCCGGATCTGACCGACGACCAGATCCGGACCCAGGTGCAATATTGCATCGATAAGGGCTGGGCCGTGAACATCGAATATACGGATGATGCGCATCCGCGAAATACGTTCTGGGACATGTTCGGCTTTCCGATGTTCGACATCAAGGATGCCGCGGCGGTGATGCTCGAACTCAATGCCTGCCGCAAGGCGCATGGGGACAGGCATTATATCCGCATTTCGGGGTTCGATTCGTCGCATGGATGGGAAAGCGTGCGGCTTTCCTTCCTCGTCAATCGTCCAAAGGATGAACCGGGCTTCCGCCTGATCCGCACCGAGGGCCCCGGCCGCAACATTCAATATACGACCGAGCCCTATGCGGCTGACCGGCCGGAAGGCGAACGCTATTCGGGGTGA
- the tkt gene encoding transketolase yields the protein MNMVPKITSPATHDEMANAIRALAMDAVEKANSGHPGMPMGMADVATVLFTRFLKFDPTAPQWPDRDRFVLSAGHGSMLLYSVLYLTGYGLTIEDIKNFRQLGSKTPGHPEYGHTVGVETTTGPLGQGVATSVGMALAERMLAARFGDICDHYTYVMAGDGCLMEGVSQEAIALAGHLKLNKLILFWDDNGITIDGKVELADSVDQVKRFEAAGWAASHIDGHDPEAIAKAIEAAQKSDRPVMIACKTTIGFGAPTKAGTAGVHGAALGAEELAGAKKALGWTAPAFEIPEHIAAAWAEAGHRNVAAREAWDKRHAALPKDVAERYSADLSGNLLPAVADAIEAFKKAASEGGAAQASRSSSQKILDQLAKVQPNLIGGSADLTHSNLTHAAGTVSVTAQDYGGTYIHYGIREFGMAAAMNGLALHGGFIPYGGTFLVFADYARPAIRLAALMGVRAVYVLTHDSIGLGEDGPTHQPVEHLAALRAIPNLLVFRPGDAVETAEVWELALQHRTGPSALALSRQNLPISRKTHTKENLSAKGGYLLRETAKPRDITLIATGSEVGLAMQAADRLAGEGIEAAVVSVPCFELFAQQPADYRATILGTAPRIGIEAAIRQSWDLILRPEDPFVGMHSFGASAPAADLYKHFGITVDAVIADAKSCLGRHA from the coding sequence ATGAATATGGTGCCGAAAATCACGAGCCCCGCGACGCATGACGAGATGGCGAACGCCATTCGCGCGTTGGCGATGGATGCTGTTGAGAAAGCCAATTCCGGCCATCCCGGCATGCCGATGGGCATGGCCGATGTCGCGACGGTGCTCTTCACGCGCTTTTTGAAGTTCGATCCGACCGCGCCGCAATGGCCGGACCGCGACCGCTTCGTGCTCTCGGCCGGTCACGGCTCGATGCTGCTCTATTCGGTTCTCTATCTGACCGGCTATGGGCTCACGATCGAGGACATTAAGAATTTCCGCCAGCTCGGCTCTAAGACGCCGGGCCATCCCGAATATGGCCACACCGTCGGCGTCGAGACGACGACGGGCCCGCTCGGTCAAGGAGTGGCCACGTCCGTCGGCATGGCGCTCGCCGAACGCATGTTGGCCGCACGCTTCGGCGATATCTGCGATCACTATACTTATGTGATGGCGGGCGACGGCTGTCTGATGGAAGGCGTCAGCCAAGAGGCCATCGCGCTCGCGGGCCATCTCAAGCTGAATAAGCTCATCCTCTTCTGGGACGATAATGGGATCACGATCGACGGCAAGGTGGAGCTCGCCGACTCGGTCGATCAGGTCAAGCGTTTCGAGGCGGCGGGATGGGCGGCTTCGCATATAGACGGGCATGATCCCGAAGCCATCGCCAAGGCTATCGAGGCGGCACAGAAATCCGACAGGCCGGTGATGATCGCCTGCAAGACGACGATCGGTTTCGGTGCGCCGACCAAGGCCGGCACGGCGGGCGTTCATGGCGCCGCATTGGGTGCTGAGGAATTGGCGGGTGCCAAAAAGGCGCTCGGCTGGACGGCGCCGGCTTTCGAAATTCCGGAGCATATCGCTGCGGCCTGGGCCGAGGCCGGGCACCGCAACGTTGCGGCACGCGAGGCTTGGGACAAGCGCCACGCGGCTCTGCCGAAAGATGTCGCTGAACGCTATAGCGCCGATCTCTCCGGCAATCTTCTGCCCGCCGTCGCAGACGCGATCGAAGCTTTCAAGAAGGCTGCGTCTGAGGGCGGCGCGGCGCAGGCAAGCCGCTCGTCGTCGCAAAAGATTCTCGATCAGCTCGCCAAGGTGCAGCCCAATCTCATCGGCGGTTCGGCCGATCTCACGCATTCGAACTTGACCCATGCCGCGGGCACGGTAAGCGTGACCGCGCAGGATTACGGCGGCACCTATATTCATTACGGCATCCGCGAATTCGGCATGGCGGCCGCGATGAACGGTCTCGCGCTGCATGGCGGCTTCATCCCCTATGGCGGCACCTTTCTCGTTTTCGCCGATTATGCCCGTCCGGCGATCCGCCTCGCGGCTTTGATGGGCGTGCGCGCCGTCTATGTGCTGACGCATGATTCGATCGGACTCGGCGAGGACGGCCCGACGCATCAGCCGGTCGAACATCTCGCGGCCTTGCGCGCGATCCCCAATCTTCTCGTGTTCCGGCCGGGCGATGCGGTCGAGACGGCGGAAGTCTGGGAATTGGCCTTGCAGCACAGAACCGGGCCTTCGGCTCTGGCGCTATCGCGGCAAAACCTGCCGATCTCGCGCAAGACGCATACGAAAGAGAATCTTTCCGCCAAAGGCGGCTATCTGCTGCGCGAGACCGCGAAGCCGCGCGACATCACGCTGATCGCGACGGGTTCCGAAGTGGGTCTTGCGATGCAGGCGGCCGACAGGCTCGCAGGCGAAGGCATAGAGGCGGCGGTCGTGTCCGTGCCATGCTTCGAATTGTTCGCGCAGCAGCCAGCCGATTACCGCGCAACCATCCTCGGCACGGCGCCGCGCATCGGCATAGAGGCGGCGATCCGGCAGAGCTGGGACCTTATCCTGCGGCCCGAAGATCCTTTTGTCGGCATGCATTCTTTCGGCGCGAGTGCGCCGGCGGCCGATCTCTACAAGCATTTCGGGATTACTGTGGATGCCGTCATAGCCGACGCGAAATCCTGCCTCGGCCGTCATGCCTAG
- a CDS encoding phosphoribulokinase: MSARHPIISVTGSSGAGTTSVKRTFEQILRREKVAAAFIEGDAFHRFDRGAMKKVMAEEEAQGNRHFSHFGPNANLLEELEGVFRNYAESGQAKTRHYVHDLDEAELFSAAPGTFTPWEPLPEKTDLLFYEGLHGAIVTDNINIAQYPDLKIGVVPVLNLEWIQKIHRDKDARGYSTEDVMDTILRRMPDYVHYICPQFTETDINFQRVPTVDTSNPFTAKWIPTPDESMVIIRFRTPRGIDFSYLRSMLHDSFMSRANSIVVPGGKLDLAMQLILTPFILQMVERSRRLS; encoded by the coding sequence ATGTCAGCCAGACATCCGATCATATCGGTTACGGGTTCATCGGGCGCAGGCACGACCTCCGTCAAGCGGACGTTCGAGCAGATTCTGCGGCGCGAGAAAGTGGCCGCCGCTTTCATCGAGGGCGACGCGTTTCACCGGTTTGACCGCGGCGCCATGAAAAAGGTCATGGCGGAGGAAGAGGCGCAGGGAAACCGTCACTTCAGCCATTTCGGCCCAAACGCCAATCTGCTGGAGGAACTTGAAGGCGTCTTCCGCAATTATGCGGAAAGCGGCCAAGCCAAGACCAGGCACTATGTGCACGACCTGGATGAAGCTGAGCTTTTCTCAGCGGCGCCCGGCACCTTCACGCCCTGGGAGCCGCTGCCGGAGAAGACCGATCTCCTCTTCTACGAGGGCCTGCATGGTGCCATCGTGACCGACAACATCAATATCGCGCAATATCCGGATTTGAAGATCGGTGTCGTTCCGGTCCTCAACCTCGAATGGATTCAAAAGATCCATCGCGACAAGGATGCGCGCGGCTATTCCACGGAAGACGTGATGGACACAATTCTGCGCCGTATGCCGGATTATGTGCATTACATCTGCCCGCAATTCACCGAGACCGATATCAACTTCCAGCGTGTGCCGACTGTCGACACGTCAAATCCGTTTACGGCCAAATGGATTCCGACGCCTGATGAATCCATGGTGATCATCAGGTTTCGCACGCCGCGCGGCATCGATTTCTCGTATCTCCGGTCGATGCTTCACGACAGTTTCATGTCGCGCGCCAATTCGATCGTCGTTCCGGGCGGCAAGCTCGATCTTGCAATGCAACTGATTCTCACCCCGTTCATCCTGCAAATGGTTGAACGGAGCCGACGGCTAAGCTGA
- a CDS encoding disulfide bond formation protein B, producing the protein MPASFRLTQLQIALLILVVAAATLGGAWIFQAFGYAPCELCLKQRIPYYIGIPLAAITSYAAFRKQETLLLPDFIGLALIFGFSALFGAYHSGVEWGFWQGPSDCTGSLTQAGSVDDFLKQLQTVKVVRCDAVAIRILGLSLAGWNAVISAALTALAIMGLRAREEV; encoded by the coding sequence ATGCCTGCTTCTTTCCGCCTGACCCAATTGCAGATCGCGCTTCTGATCCTCGTCGTCGCCGCCGCGACCTTGGGGGGCGCCTGGATCTTTCAGGCATTCGGTTATGCGCCGTGCGAACTCTGTCTCAAGCAGCGCATTCCCTATTATATCGGCATCCCGCTCGCGGCGATCACGAGTTACGCGGCGTTCCGAAAGCAAGAGACGCTGCTTTTGCCGGATTTCATCGGGCTCGCTCTGATCTTCGGATTCTCGGCTCTCTTCGGCGCCTATCATTCCGGCGTCGAATGGGGCTTCTGGCAGGGGCCGTCGGATTGCACCGGCTCGCTGACGCAAGCGGGCTCTGTCGACGATTTCTTGAAACAATTGCAGACGGTCAAAGTCGTGCGCTGCGATGCGGTCGCGATCCGCATCCTGGGTCTGTCGCTGGCGGGATGGAACGCGGTGATCTCGGCGGCGCTCACGGCGCTGGCGATCATGGGTCTGCGCGCGCGAGAAGAGGTTTAA
- the rpe gene encoding ribulose-phosphate 3-epimerase produces the protein MAALMIAPSILSADFAKLGEEVRAITEAGADSIHIDVMDGHFVPNITIGPGVVKALRPHTKAFFDVHLMIAPVDLFLADFAAAGADLISVQVEAGPHLHRSLQTVRGLGKKAGVVLNPATPVSAIENVLDLVDLVLVMSVNPGFGGQAFIPQAIEKVAQVKGLIGARPIRIEVDGGINPQTAAQVVAAGADTLVAGSAVFSGGPEKYAGNISAIRSAAEAVLHRDAA, from the coding sequence ATGGCAGCGCTGATGATCGCACCTTCGATCCTATCGGCCGATTTCGCCAAGCTCGGCGAAGAGGTCCGCGCGATCACCGAGGCCGGTGCCGATTCGATTCATATCGACGTGATGGACGGGCATTTCGTGCCGAATATCACGATCGGCCCAGGCGTCGTGAAGGCGCTTCGCCCGCACACCAAAGCGTTCTTCGATGTGCATCTGATGATCGCGCCCGTCGATCTCTTCCTCGCCGATTTCGCGGCGGCGGGCGCCGATCTCATTTCCGTCCAGGTCGAGGCCGGTCCGCATTTGCATCGCTCCTTGCAGACGGTGCGCGGGCTCGGCAAGAAGGCGGGCGTCGTGCTCAATCCGGCAACGCCGGTCTCCGCCATCGAGAATGTGCTCGATCTCGTCGATCTCGTGCTGGTCATGTCGGTCAATCCTGGCTTCGGCGGGCAGGCTTTCATCCCGCAGGCCATCGAAAAGGTCGCGCAGGTGAAGGGCCTGATCGGCGCGCGCCCGATCCGCATCGAGGTCGATGGCGGCATTAATCCGCAGACGGCGGCGCAGGTGGTCGCGGCCGGCGCCGATACGCTGGTCGCGGGATCGGCGGTCTTTTCGGGCGGCCCGGAAAAATATGCAGGCAATATATCGGCCATAAGGTCGGCGGCCGAAGCCGTGCTCCACCGCGATGCAGCCTGA